From one Lycium ferocissimum isolate CSIRO_LF1 chromosome 7, AGI_CSIRO_Lferr_CH_V1, whole genome shotgun sequence genomic stretch:
- the LOC132063478 gene encoding uncharacterized protein LOC132063478 isoform X2 — MAMSVAWLSPCTTISPYKFNTTPRRFSCCSAISSQADLSTSTATTSSTIRPAVILPGLGNNSNDYEKLALILKDYGVPTAIAKVSRIDWLRNAAGLLDTNYWRGTLRPRPVLDWYLKRIDEAISQAKELAQGGNGTLSFIGHSAGGWLARVYLQEFGSSDISLLLTLGTPHQYIQGSRFFDSSSTYSSEVMGDVEEPMTEVAAVSNTNAETLTGSTFRTRFVGQGYKQVCGQADVWGDGVVPEVSAHLKGALNVTLDGVYHSPVGSDDATRPWYGSPAVVEHWIRHLLV, encoded by the exons ATGGCTATGAGTGTAGCATGGTTGTCACCATGCACCACCATTTCACCATACAAATTCAATACTACTCCAAGGCGCTTCAGCTGCTGCTCTGCCATTTCTTCTCAAGCTGATTTGTCAACTAGTACTGCAACCACTTCTTCCACCATTCGTCCTGCTGTTATTCTTCCG GGCTTAGGGAACAACTCAAATGACTATGAGAAACTGGCTCTTATATTGAAAGACTATGGAGTGCCAACAGCAATAGCAAAAGTTTCAAGAATTGATTGGCTGAGGAATGCTGCTGGTTTATTGGACACAAATTATTGGCGTGGCACCCTTCGTCCTCGTCCAGTGCTTGACTG GTACCTCAAAAGAATTGATGAAGCCATCAGTCAAGCGAAAGAATTGGCTCAAG GTGGGAATGGAACTTTATCTTTTATAGGGCATTCAGCTGGAGGATGGCTAGCACGTGTCTATTTGCAGGAATTTGGCTCCTCAGATATTTCCTTGTTACTGACTCTAGGAACCCCCCACCA GTATATTCAAGGGTCGCGTTTCTTTGATTCAAGTTCAACATACAGCTCTGAAGTCATGGGCGACGTTGAAGAGCCAATGACAGAGGTTGCTGCTGTAAGCAACACAAATGCAGAGACTCTAACAGGCTCCACTTTTCGTACACGGTTTGTTGGTCAAGGCTACAAGCAG GTTTGTGGCCAGGCAGATGTCTGGGGTGATGGAGTTGTTCCAGAAGTTTCAGCTCATCTGAAAGGCGCACTTAATGTCACTCTGGACGGAGTGTACCATTCACCTGTTGGTTCTGATGATGCTACAAGACCATGGTATGGTTCTCCTGCTGTTGTCGAACACTGGATACGACACCTCCTTGTCTGA
- the LOC132063478 gene encoding uncharacterized protein LOC132063478 isoform X1, giving the protein MAMSVAWLSPCTTISPYKFNTTPRRFSCCSAISSQADLSTSTATTSSTIRPAVILPGLGNNSNDYEKLALILKDYGVPTAIAKVSRIDWLRNAAGLLDTNYWRGTLRPRPVLDWYLKRIDEAISQAKELAQGGNGTLSFIGHSAGGWLARVYLQEFGSSDISLLLTLGTPHQPPPKGLPGVIDQTRGLLYYVEENCAKAVYSPELRYVCIAGRYIQGSRFFDSSSTYSSEVMGDVEEPMTEVAAVSNTNAETLTGSTFRTRFVGQGYKQVCGQADVWGDGVVPEVSAHLKGALNVTLDGVYHSPVGSDDATRPWYGSPAVVEHWIRHLLV; this is encoded by the exons ATGGCTATGAGTGTAGCATGGTTGTCACCATGCACCACCATTTCACCATACAAATTCAATACTACTCCAAGGCGCTTCAGCTGCTGCTCTGCCATTTCTTCTCAAGCTGATTTGTCAACTAGTACTGCAACCACTTCTTCCACCATTCGTCCTGCTGTTATTCTTCCG GGCTTAGGGAACAACTCAAATGACTATGAGAAACTGGCTCTTATATTGAAAGACTATGGAGTGCCAACAGCAATAGCAAAAGTTTCAAGAATTGATTGGCTGAGGAATGCTGCTGGTTTATTGGACACAAATTATTGGCGTGGCACCCTTCGTCCTCGTCCAGTGCTTGACTG GTACCTCAAAAGAATTGATGAAGCCATCAGTCAAGCGAAAGAATTGGCTCAAG GTGGGAATGGAACTTTATCTTTTATAGGGCATTCAGCTGGAGGATGGCTAGCACGTGTCTATTTGCAGGAATTTGGCTCCTCAGATATTTCCTTGTTACTGACTCTAGGAACCCCCCACCA GCCACCACCTAAAGGTTTGCCAGgagtaattgatcaaacaaggGGCCTCTTGTATTACGTTGAAGAGAATTGTGCAAAAGCTGTCTATTCTCCAGAACTTAGATATGTATGTATAGCAGGGAg GTATATTCAAGGGTCGCGTTTCTTTGATTCAAGTTCAACATACAGCTCTGAAGTCATGGGCGACGTTGAAGAGCCAATGACAGAGGTTGCTGCTGTAAGCAACACAAATGCAGAGACTCTAACAGGCTCCACTTTTCGTACACGGTTTGTTGGTCAAGGCTACAAGCAG GTTTGTGGCCAGGCAGATGTCTGGGGTGATGGAGTTGTTCCAGAAGTTTCAGCTCATCTGAAAGGCGCACTTAATGTCACTCTGGACGGAGTGTACCATTCACCTGTTGGTTCTGATGATGCTACAAGACCATGGTATGGTTCTCCTGCTGTTGTCGAACACTGGATACGACACCTCCTTGTCTGA
- the LOC132063480 gene encoding 2-methoxy-6-polyprenyl-1,4-benzoquinol methylase, mitochondrial encodes MATLVRSVARSLRRKNLSSMYSPASTLQSHATSFGFKDIAEEDKSKMVGNVFTSVASNYDLMNDLMSGGLHRLWKDRLVSKLNPFPGMKHLDVAGGTGDVAFRILENIKNVKRRAIQDALDDDLIEDTRIYVCDINPNMLGVGKKRAEERGFGRDKSLVWVEGDAEALSFEDNSMDGYTIAFGIRNVTHIEKVLAEAYRVLKKGGRFLCLELSHVDIPVYKDLYDVYSFSVIPAVGELVTGDRESYQYLVESVRRFPPQEQFAKMIAEAGFQKVEYENLVGGVVAIHSGLKF; translated from the exons ATGGCGACGTTGGTACGGTCAGTTGCTCGTAGTTTGAGGAGAAAGAATTTGTCTTCAATGTATTCCCCTGCCTCCACATTGCAGTCCCATGCCACCAGTTTTG GTTTTAAGGACATAGCAGAAGAAGATAAGAGCAAGATGGTTGGGAATGTATTTACAAGTGTTGCTTCAAACTATGATCTCATGAATGATCTAATGAGTGGTGGACTTCATCGTTTGTGGAAGGACAG ATTGGTTTCAAAGTTGAATCCTTTTCCAGGAATGAAGCATCTTGATGTCGCTGGTGGAACAG GGGATGTTGCTTTCAGGATCcttgaaaatataaaaaatgtcaAGCGCAGAGCTATACAAGATGCTCTTGATGATGACCTGATTGAAGATACTAGAATTTATGTATGTGACATCAATCCAAACATGTTGGGTGTTGGTAAGAAGAGGGCTGAAGAAAGAG GTTTTGGACGGGATAAGTCTCTCGTTTGGGTGGAGGGAGATGCAGAAGCGTTGAGCTTTGAAGATAACTCAATGGATGGTTATACAATTGCTTTTGGTATCAGGAATGTTACACACATAGAGAAAGTTCTTGCTGAAGCATATAG GGTGCTTAAAAAGGGAGGAAGGTTTCTTTGCCTTGAACTAAGCCACGTTGATATCCCGGTTTATAAGGACCT GTATGATGTCTACTCATTCTCAGTCATCCCAGCAGTTGGTGAGCTTGTGACAGGTGATCGAGAGTCTTATCAGTATTTGGTTGAGAGCGTCCGCCGTTTCCCTCCACAG GAGCAATTTGCCAAAATGATTGCAGAAGCTGGATTTCAAAAGGTAGAATACGAGAACCTTGTTGGTGGAGTTGTCGCAATCCATTCAGGGTTGAAGTTCTAG
- the LOC132063481 gene encoding uncharacterized protein LOC132063481 isoform X1 produces MAHSLYCSIPKKPISSIVISSPHIIFNSVHKFVPPVTPSLFPCRYCTWSSVSSSVAETDEHYRQSPRLVAKEYADLNLADKFTEDVGNLRIRQHVNPLRRALMIPAEAPNWKEVFGDATLPLMVDIGSDLRKEIAGSGRFLMWLAKRNSSSMNYLGLEIRPKLVTRAEYWVNELGLKNVHFISTNAMVSFQRLVSTYPGPLMLVSILCPDPHFKKKHHKRRVVQKPLVDSIVNNLAHGGQVFIQSDVLDVALDMRDYFDAVPDKLVHVDSVDPSLPCDGDGWVLNNPMGIRTEREIHAEFEGCKIYRRVYKKVQH; encoded by the exons ATGGCTCACTCCTTATACTGTAGCATACCCAAGAAACCAATAAGCTCAATCGTCATTTCATCTCCCCATATCATCTTCAACTCTGTTCACAAATTCGTCCCTCCGGTAACTCCATCACTTTTTCCCTGTCGGTATTGCACATGGTCGTCCGTTTCATCATCTGTAGCTGAGACAGATGAACACTATCGACAAAGTCCTCGACTTGTTGCCAAAGAATATGCTGACCTTAATCTTGCTGACAAATTTACTGAG GATGTTGGCAATCTTCGAATAAGGCAGCATGTCAACCCTCTGCGACGTGCTCTCATG ATTCCTGCAGAAGCACCGAACTGGAAGGAGGTGTTCGGGGATGCAACATTACCTCTGATGGTGGATATTGGGAGTG ATCTTAGAAAGGAGATTGCAGGTAGTGGGAGATTTCTTATGTGGCTTGCTAAAAGAAATTCTTCATCCATGAATTATCTGGGATTGGAAATTCGGCCTAAG TTGGTCACACGGGCTGAGTACTGGGTAAACGAGCTGGGTCTGAAAAATGT ACATTTCATCTCTACGAATGCCATGGTTTCCTTCCAACGACTTGTATCTACATATCCTGGACCACTGATGCTTGTTTCGATCTTG TGCCCAGACCCGCACTTCAagaaaaaacatcataaaagaagagTGGTGCAGAAGCCTTTGGTTGATTCCATAGTGAATAATTTAGCACATGGCGGACAG GTCTTTATACAATCTGATGTGCTTGATGTGGCACTTGACATGAGGGATTATTTTGATGCTGTGCCTGATAAACTTGTACATGTAGATAGTGTTGATCCAAGTTTACCTTGTGATGGTGATGGATGGGTCTTGAACAACCCAATGGGGATAAGAACTGAAAGGGAGATCCATGCAGAATTTGAAGGTTGCAAAATCTACAGAAGGGTTTACAAAAAAGTTCAACATTAA
- the LOC132063481 gene encoding uncharacterized protein LOC132063481 isoform X2, whose amino-acid sequence MAHSLYCSIPKKPISSIVISSPHIIFNSVHKFVPPVTPSLFPCRYCTWSSVSSSVAETDEHYRQSPRLVAKEYADLNLADKFTEDVGNLRIRQHVNPLRRALMIPAEAPNWKEVFGDATLPLMVDIGSGSGRFLMWLAKRNSSSMNYLGLEIRPKLVTRAEYWVNELGLKNVHFISTNAMVSFQRLVSTYPGPLMLVSILCPDPHFKKKHHKRRVVQKPLVDSIVNNLAHGGQVFIQSDVLDVALDMRDYFDAVPDKLVHVDSVDPSLPCDGDGWVLNNPMGIRTEREIHAEFEGCKIYRRVYKKVQH is encoded by the exons ATGGCTCACTCCTTATACTGTAGCATACCCAAGAAACCAATAAGCTCAATCGTCATTTCATCTCCCCATATCATCTTCAACTCTGTTCACAAATTCGTCCCTCCGGTAACTCCATCACTTTTTCCCTGTCGGTATTGCACATGGTCGTCCGTTTCATCATCTGTAGCTGAGACAGATGAACACTATCGACAAAGTCCTCGACTTGTTGCCAAAGAATATGCTGACCTTAATCTTGCTGACAAATTTACTGAG GATGTTGGCAATCTTCGAATAAGGCAGCATGTCAACCCTCTGCGACGTGCTCTCATG ATTCCTGCAGAAGCACCGAACTGGAAGGAGGTGTTCGGGGATGCAACATTACCTCTGATGGTGGATATTGGGAGTG GTAGTGGGAGATTTCTTATGTGGCTTGCTAAAAGAAATTCTTCATCCATGAATTATCTGGGATTGGAAATTCGGCCTAAG TTGGTCACACGGGCTGAGTACTGGGTAAACGAGCTGGGTCTGAAAAATGT ACATTTCATCTCTACGAATGCCATGGTTTCCTTCCAACGACTTGTATCTACATATCCTGGACCACTGATGCTTGTTTCGATCTTG TGCCCAGACCCGCACTTCAagaaaaaacatcataaaagaagagTGGTGCAGAAGCCTTTGGTTGATTCCATAGTGAATAATTTAGCACATGGCGGACAG GTCTTTATACAATCTGATGTGCTTGATGTGGCACTTGACATGAGGGATTATTTTGATGCTGTGCCTGATAAACTTGTACATGTAGATAGTGTTGATCCAAGTTTACCTTGTGATGGTGATGGATGGGTCTTGAACAACCCAATGGGGATAAGAACTGAAAGGGAGATCCATGCAGAATTTGAAGGTTGCAAAATCTACAGAAGGGTTTACAAAAAAGTTCAACATTAA